Proteins encoded by one window of Bacillus sp. DTU_2020_1000418_1_SI_GHA_SEK_038:
- a CDS encoding SDR family NAD(P)-dependent oxidoreductase: MGKLQDKVAVITGGVSGIGAATARLFVSEGAKVVLVDLNEEKGKAFEAELKALNAEALFIKANITSEEDVANVFKQTVETFGKVDVVFNNAGIGRVHPSHSLEYSEWRNTVNVDLDGVFLVARESIREMLKTGGGTIVNTASMFGLVGSPGSAAYNAAKGGVVNLTRSLALEYAEQNIRVNALCPGFIDTPIIPEESKQVLAAATPVKRLGKAEEMAKAVLFMACDDSSFMTGNSLTVDGGYTAQ, from the coding sequence ATGGGAAAATTACAAGATAAAGTAGCCGTGATCACTGGTGGGGTATCAGGTATTGGGGCAGCAACAGCACGTTTATTCGTTTCTGAAGGAGCCAAAGTGGTTCTTGTTGATTTAAATGAGGAAAAAGGGAAAGCTTTTGAGGCTGAATTGAAAGCGCTTAATGCTGAAGCTCTTTTTATTAAAGCAAATATTACGAGTGAAGAAGATGTCGCAAATGTCTTTAAACAAACCGTTGAAACGTTCGGCAAAGTAGATGTTGTCTTCAACAATGCGGGTATCGGCCGTGTTCATCCTTCACATAGTTTAGAGTACTCTGAATGGCGTAATACCGTAAATGTTGACTTAGATGGTGTTTTCTTAGTCGCACGTGAATCCATTCGTGAAATGTTAAAAACAGGTGGCGGTACGATTGTTAATACGGCATCTATGTTCGGTTTGGTTGGTTCACCTGGTTCAGCAGCTTATAACGCAGCAAAAGGTGGCGTAGTTAACTTAACTCGTTCACTTGCACTTGAATATGCAGAACAAAATATTCGTGTTAACGCATTATGCCCTGGTTTTATTGATACACCAATTATTCCTGAAGAAAGCAAGCAAGTTTTAGCTGCAGCTACACCTGTAAAACGTCTTGGTAAAGCAGAAGAAATGGCAAAAGCTGTATTATTTATGGCTTGTGATGATTCTTCATTCATGACTGGTAATAGTTTAACCGTTGATGGTGGGTATACGGCTCAATAA
- a CDS encoding TetR/AcrR family transcriptional regulator — protein sequence MGKEQNTTSMRQNRTKEHLKQALIDLIKEKGYHSVTVKDIVDYAAYNRSTFYVHYLDKMEIAEDLLFSMLEGLEDSVGKPYVTGQKVYTAKLNEPSFNIVSYIYKNRHFFELINYDDTLPGLHTRFPQTILKIYKEQFIFETINNIPVNMDYFKSYTAYGFYGLIKNWIQNGFKETKETFIQEVIDLTKTHIYAVEFIGKN from the coding sequence ATGGGAAAAGAACAAAATACGACATCTATGCGACAAAATCGGACAAAAGAACATCTAAAGCAAGCATTAATTGATCTCATAAAAGAAAAGGGTTACCATTCCGTTACTGTAAAAGACATTGTTGATTATGCCGCTTATAATCGCAGTACCTTTTATGTCCATTACTTAGATAAAATGGAAATCGCTGAAGATTTGCTTTTTTCTATGCTAGAAGGGTTAGAAGATTCAGTTGGCAAACCATATGTAACGGGTCAGAAAGTTTATACAGCCAAGCTAAATGAACCATCTTTTAATATTGTTTCTTATATTTATAAAAACCGGCACTTTTTTGAACTGATTAACTATGATGACACATTACCAGGACTACATACACGGTTTCCTCAAACGATCTTAAAAATCTATAAAGAACAATTTATTTTTGAAACAATCAACAATATCCCTGTCAATATGGATTATTTTAAAAGTTATACAGCCTATGGCTTTTACGGACTTATTAAAAATTGGATCCAAAATGGCTTCAAAGAAACGAAAGAGACATTTATCCAAGAAGTCATAGATCTTACGAAAACACATATTTACGCAGTTGAGTTTATTGGTAAAAATTAA
- a CDS encoding nucleotidyltransferase family protein yields the protein MTIKSEEDIVRIISEDTWMMVLLKTVKTLNLPDWWICAGFVRSKIWDVLHDFSERTPIPDIDVIYFDSTNLDELEEKSLEEKLNHLMPGIPWSVKNQARMHVINNLLPYTSSIDGISKFPETVTALGVKLDGNDNVILAAPWGINDVVNLEVKPTPYFAETKERMEIYENRVAKKAWDSIWHKVNIFRY from the coding sequence ATGACGATTAAAAGTGAAGAGGATATCGTTAGAATCATTAGTGAAGATACCTGGATGATGGTTTTATTAAAAACAGTTAAAACATTGAACCTTCCCGATTGGTGGATATGTGCAGGTTTTGTGCGTTCAAAAATATGGGATGTGTTACACGATTTTTCTGAAAGAACGCCAATTCCCGATATTGATGTTATTTATTTTGATTCTACCAATTTGGATGAATTAGAGGAAAAGAGTTTAGAAGAAAAATTAAATCATCTTATGCCTGGTATTCCTTGGTCTGTCAAGAATCAGGCAAGAATGCACGTGATTAATAATTTGCTGCCTTATACCTCTTCTATTGATGGAATTTCGAAGTTTCCTGAAACCGTTACAGCTTTGGGGGTTAAGCTAGATGGCAATGACAATGTTATTCTGGCAGCCCCTTGGGGAATCAATGATGTCGTCAATTTAGAAGTCAAACCTACCCCGTATTTTGCTGAGACAAAGGAACGAATGGAAATCTATGAAAATCGAGTGGCAAAAAAGGCTTGGGATTCGATTTGGCATAAAGTAAATATTTTTCGTTACTAA
- a CDS encoding TetR/AcrR family transcriptional regulator — MMKKQLIMEKALELFATQGFDATTVQQITDYCGISKGAFYLSFKSKDELILAIIDQFMMRFTADIDHIVRNTNDNLLYEFYHATFHSFHEHFAFAKILMKEQSHSFNKDFFLKMRYYDTLIDKTILMLIERLYGKSIEQIKYDLIFCIKGFMHTYSKLFLFSSSPQDLNLLSQSLVEKTNLLAKQVTIPFISKDLFEILKQPINEEITKEQLIEMMEEKIADIEDPIEKESLILLKQQMIDPTLSPAIVKGLNENIRNHPECKWISYLMRNYLEV, encoded by the coding sequence ATGATGAAGAAACAGTTAATTATGGAAAAAGCACTAGAGCTTTTTGCAACTCAAGGATTCGATGCCACAACCGTCCAACAAATCACAGATTATTGCGGGATTTCTAAAGGTGCATTTTACTTATCTTTTAAATCAAAGGATGAATTAATCTTAGCCATCATTGACCAATTTATGATGCGGTTCACAGCTGATATTGACCATATAGTCAGAAATACGAATGATAATCTTTTATATGAGTTTTATCATGCAACCTTTCACTCTTTTCACGAGCATTTTGCTTTTGCAAAAATCCTCATGAAAGAGCAGTCCCATTCGTTTAATAAAGATTTCTTTTTAAAAATGCGTTATTACGACACGCTGATCGACAAAACGATATTAATGCTGATTGAACGTTTATACGGAAAATCCATCGAACAGATAAAATATGATTTAATTTTTTGTATTAAAGGGTTTATGCATACTTATTCAAAGCTTTTTCTATTCAGTAGCTCACCGCAAGACTTGAATCTTCTTTCTCAATCGCTCGTGGAAAAAACAAATCTACTGGCAAAGCAAGTAACGATCCCATTCATTTCGAAAGATCTATTTGAAATTCTTAAGCAGCCGATAAATGAAGAAATAACAAAGGAACAGTTGATTGAAATGATGGAAGAAAAAATCGCGGATATTGAAGATCCAATTGAAAAGGAGTCATTAATTCTCTTAAAGCAACAGATGATCGATCCGACTTTAAGTCCCGCGATTGTAAAAGGCCTAAATGAAAATATTCGAAATCATCCGGAGTGTAAGTGGATTTCTTATTTAATGAGGAATTATTTAGAGGTTTAA
- a CDS encoding efflux RND transporter permease subunit translates to MKGLVNFVLKNKLAVWLLTIIITVSGIYSGTRMKMEMIPDISIPFLMVMDVYPGATPEQVMNDVSIPLEKAVEGLDHVKSVNSNSYSNFANIQVEYEYGIDMDEAKRALDSAIDAVKLPEGAQKPTITAISMNMMPVVALSVSSTKEDIVELTSTVEEVLLPKIDKIDGVASATITGQHIEEVDLTYNKEKMANLGLTEDSVKQMIQASNLGISLGLYEFEEGEQAVAIDGKFTTVDELKEMLIPVTPSATQPLPFVKLSDIASIQVVGKVQSVSRTNGNDAIAIQIVKTQQGNTVDVVNSVKELIKEEKKRIDGIVIDVTLDQGKPIEESVTTMVEKALFGGLIAVLIILLFLRDFKSTIISIISIPVSILMAMLILNWMDITLNIMTLGAITVAIGRVIDDSIVVVENIYRRLHLRGEKLTGRALIRESTIEMFRPIMSSTIVTVAVFAPLIFVGGMVGELFMPFALTMSFALGASLIVAITIVPTLSHFLFRKKLYSEKTESRHKEAGRLSNWYKGFLEKTLNHKVITSILAFVLLAGSLALTPLIGFSFMGSEEDKVMYLTYTPKAGELPEETLENIQVMEEKMLEHDDIDIVQVSVTESGDQQAAMMGGGGKGGLMYLIFDPEMENFPEVREDIEEYMKNIGQSGEWKSQNFSSMSMSTNQVSYTFYSEDLNKLNKSVKIVEDALKEIKGLKDVSSSAEDAYVEYTFKVAQDELLKYGLTTGQIVMMLSPEKTKNVLTTIEKEGNALNVIVQQEQTAQPKSIDDILEKQVPTPFGTTMPLSELVTVEKGTTLNTLARSKGEYYASVSGTITSKDISKATAEADKTIDKLDLPKGVTVDVGGVAADMQETFTQLGIAMLAAIAIVYFVLVVTFGEGLAPFAILFSLPFTVIGSFVGLLIAGETISVSVMMGLLMLIGIVVTNAIVLVDRIIRMERTGMVMREAVLEAGATRLRPILMTAIATIGALVPLAFGAGGGGLISKGLAITVIGGLISSTLLTLIIVPIVYEVLSKMFKKNRMEIEEN, encoded by the coding sequence GTGAAAGGGTTAGTAAACTTTGTTTTGAAGAATAAACTAGCAGTTTGGCTGCTGACTATTATTATAACCGTTTCGGGAATTTATTCAGGAACACGTATGAAAATGGAGATGATTCCGGATATTTCCATTCCCTTTTTAATGGTGATGGACGTATATCCTGGGGCTACTCCCGAGCAAGTGATGAATGATGTGTCGATCCCTTTAGAAAAAGCAGTTGAGGGATTGGATCATGTAAAATCTGTTAATTCTAATTCATATTCGAATTTTGCTAATATTCAAGTGGAATATGAATACGGTATTGATATGGATGAGGCGAAGCGGGCTTTGGATTCTGCGATTGATGCAGTGAAATTGCCTGAAGGCGCCCAAAAGCCTACCATTACGGCTATAAGCATGAATATGATGCCAGTTGTAGCCCTAAGTGTAAGCAGCACGAAAGAGGACATTGTTGAATTAACGTCAACAGTGGAGGAAGTTTTACTCCCAAAAATCGATAAAATCGATGGTGTTGCCTCTGCCACGATCACAGGGCAGCACATTGAAGAAGTTGACCTTACTTATAATAAGGAAAAAATGGCTAACCTAGGCTTAACGGAAGATTCCGTCAAGCAAATGATTCAAGCAAGTAATCTCGGTATTTCTTTAGGACTTTATGAATTTGAAGAAGGCGAGCAAGCTGTAGCGATAGACGGCAAGTTCACGACTGTTGACGAATTAAAGGAAATGCTCATTCCTGTTACGCCATCAGCTACACAGCCTTTACCATTTGTGAAGCTTAGTGATATTGCCTCTATTCAAGTAGTAGGGAAGGTACAATCAGTTTCCCGGACAAATGGGAATGATGCGATTGCTATTCAAATTGTCAAAACCCAACAGGGTAACACAGTTGATGTTGTAAACAGTGTGAAGGAATTAATTAAAGAAGAGAAGAAAAGAATTGATGGGATCGTTATCGATGTAACGCTTGATCAAGGGAAACCAATTGAAGAGTCTGTCACTACGATGGTTGAAAAAGCGTTATTTGGCGGTCTAATTGCAGTATTGATTATTCTCCTGTTCTTAAGAGATTTCAAATCGACCATTATTTCGATTATATCTATTCCGGTTTCAATTTTAATGGCTATGTTAATCTTAAATTGGATGGATATTACGCTAAATATTATGACGCTTGGAGCGATTACTGTTGCCATTGGCCGTGTTATTGATGACTCCATCGTTGTGGTTGAAAATATTTACCGCCGCCTGCATTTAAGAGGTGAGAAACTTACAGGGCGTGCACTCATTCGTGAATCAACGATTGAAATGTTTAGGCCAATCATGTCGTCAACCATCGTCACGGTTGCCGTATTCGCACCACTTATTTTTGTTGGTGGGATGGTCGGCGAGTTGTTTATGCCGTTCGCGTTAACGATGTCATTTGCACTCGGAGCATCATTAATTGTTGCGATTACAATTGTTCCAACATTATCTCACTTTTTATTCAGAAAGAAGCTATATAGTGAAAAGACGGAAAGCAGACATAAAGAGGCTGGAAGATTATCCAACTGGTACAAAGGATTCCTTGAAAAAACTCTTAATCATAAAGTGATTACTTCCATTCTTGCCTTTGTTTTATTAGCAGGGAGTTTGGCGTTAACACCATTGATTGGTTTTAGCTTTATGGGCAGTGAAGAGGATAAAGTAATGTATTTAACATACACGCCTAAAGCGGGAGAGCTGCCTGAGGAAACATTAGAAAATATTCAAGTAATGGAAGAGAAAATGCTTGAACATGATGATATTGATATCGTTCAAGTATCTGTTACGGAAAGCGGAGACCAGCAAGCAGCCATGATGGGCGGCGGGGGAAAAGGCGGGTTAATGTATCTTATCTTTGATCCCGAAATGGAGAACTTCCCAGAGGTCCGAGAAGACATAGAAGAGTATATGAAGAATATTGGACAGTCTGGTGAATGGAAGAGCCAGAACTTCTCTTCGATGTCCATGTCAACAAATCAAGTTAGCTATACTTTTTACAGTGAAGATCTAAATAAACTGAACAAATCAGTAAAAATAGTTGAAGATGCATTAAAGGAAATTAAAGGTTTAAAAGATGTTTCTTCTAGTGCAGAGGATGCATACGTTGAATACACCTTTAAAGTGGCACAAGATGAATTATTAAAGTATGGATTAACAACAGGGCAAATTGTCATGATGTTAAGCCCAGAAAAAACAAAGAATGTGTTGACCACGATTGAAAAAGAAGGAAACGCCTTAAATGTCATCGTTCAGCAGGAACAAACAGCTCAGCCAAAATCAATTGATGATATATTGGAAAAACAAGTACCAACACCATTTGGTACGACCATGCCTCTTTCTGAGCTTGTGACTGTTGAGAAAGGTACAACATTAAATACTCTGGCTCGCAGTAAGGGTGAATACTATGCTAGCGTTTCAGGTACGATCACTAGTAAGGATATATCCAAAGCAACAGCTGAAGCAGATAAAACAATTGATAAATTAGATCTTCCTAAAGGGGTCACAGTTGATGTGGGCGGCGTTGCAGCAGACATGCAGGAAACCTTTACACAGCTTGGTATAGCCATGCTTGCGGCGATTGCCATTGTGTATTTTGTTCTAGTTGTCACATTTGGTGAGGGTCTTGCACCATTTGCAATTCTTTTCTCACTGCCATTTACAGTTATTGGATCATTTGTAGGATTATTAATTGCGGGTGAAACCATTTCTGTATCTGTCATGATGGGGCTGTTAATGTTAATCGGAATTGTAGTAACGAATGCGATCGTTCTCGTAGACCGAATCATTAGGATGGAACGTACGGGGATGGTTATGCGTGAAGCGGTTCTTGAAGCAGGCGCAACACGTTTACGTCCTATTCTCATGACAGCCATCGCAACGATTGGTGCGCTAGTGCCATTAGCCTTTGGTGCAGGCGGAGGCGGCTTGATTTCGAAAGGCCTGGCCATTACGGTAATCGGCGGATTAATAAGCTCTACACTATTAACATTAATCATCGTTCCGATCGTTTATGAAGTATTGTCCAAGATGTTTAAGAAAAACCGTATGGAAATAGAAGAGAATTAA